One part of the Nitrospirota bacterium genome encodes these proteins:
- a CDS encoding FAD-dependent oxidoreductase — protein MEKKIGVYICKGCGIGEAINVDELKKATAGGAKVPAEAVKEHDILCGPAGLEMINNDIKEGTNCIVVGACSPRVKFEEFDFPGTITERVSLREFIAWTMEPQTEDTQSVAEDYMKMGVIKVQKGDVPTPNILEDLSNTIMVVGGGITGITAALEAANAGYKVILVEKEAELGGWSAKLYKETPRVYPYDKLDEPRIFDKIKELEAHPDITIYKSTIVEKTDGQPGLFDVTLKTNSTSQTIKVGAFVMAAGWKPYDATKLGHLGYGHPNVITNVQMEELAKKGKITRPSDGKEAKNVAFIQCAGSRDADHLPYCSSFCCGTSLKQAKYVREKSSDAVAMIFYKDIRTPGQTELFYKNMQNDPGVLLTKGDVTAITDAGNGNLFVEAENTLLGEKIKVEADLVVLATGIVPATRATQEYYDALTAVGKKGDDAKKAFLEETPKPDSILNLTYRQGPEIPTLEGAYGFADSNFICFQYETRRTGIYTAGCVKQPMTMSDAADDAAGAALKAIQCVEHVAKGMAVHPRAWDTTFPDPMLIKCTACKRCTEECPFGAIDEDEKGIPKYNLNRCRRCGTCMGACPERIVSFKDFSVDIVGSMIKGIDVPDEGYRVIVLACENDAYPALDSAAIKKMKLHPSVRIIPVRCLGSTNLVWVTDALSRGIDGLILLGCKYGENYQCHFVKGSELANYRFEKLQETLSKLQLEADRCQLMQVAISEYDKLPAMIDDFMKRIDEVGPNPFKGF, from the coding sequence ATGGAAAAGAAAATCGGCGTATATATATGTAAAGGCTGCGGCATCGGGGAAGCCATCAATGTGGATGAACTGAAAAAGGCCACAGCCGGCGGCGCAAAGGTTCCTGCCGAGGCTGTCAAGGAACACGACATACTCTGCGGCCCGGCCGGTCTTGAAATGATAAATAATGACATCAAAGAGGGTACGAACTGCATTGTTGTCGGGGCCTGCTCTCCTCGTGTAAAGTTCGAGGAGTTCGATTTCCCCGGCACGATCACGGAACGGGTAAGTCTCAGAGAGTTCATTGCATGGACCATGGAGCCACAGACCGAAGACACACAGTCTGTAGCCGAAGACTATATGAAGATGGGCGTTATCAAGGTGCAGAAGGGCGATGTGCCGACGCCGAATATTCTTGAGGACCTGAGCAATACCATTATGGTGGTCGGCGGCGGCATCACCGGCATCACCGCAGCGCTTGAGGCTGCTAATGCCGGATACAAGGTTATTCTCGTCGAAAAAGAGGCGGAACTTGGCGGCTGGTCAGCAAAGCTCTATAAGGAAACGCCGCGGGTTTACCCTTATGATAAACTTGATGAGCCGAGGATTTTCGATAAGATCAAGGAACTGGAAGCTCACCCTGACATTACGATATATAAGTCAACCATTGTGGAAAAGACTGACGGCCAGCCAGGACTCTTCGATGTGACGCTGAAGACAAACAGCACCAGCCAGACGATCAAGGTCGGTGCCTTTGTCATGGCAGCAGGCTGGAAGCCCTATGATGCCACAAAGCTTGGACATCTCGGCTACGGCCATCCGAATGTTATCACCAACGTACAGATGGAAGAGCTTGCAAAGAAGGGCAAGATCACCAGACCTTCTGACGGCAAAGAGGCAAAGAATGTGGCCTTTATCCAGTGCGCAGGGTCCAGAGACGCTGATCATCTTCCTTACTGTTCTTCCTTTTGCTGCGGCACGTCACTCAAGCAGGCAAAATATGTGAGAGAAAAGAGCAGCGACGCTGTTGCGATGATTTTCTATAAAGATATCAGGACCCCGGGTCAGACCGAGCTCTTTTATAAAAATATGCAGAACGACCCCGGGGTGCTCCTGACCAAGGGTGATGTAACGGCGATTACTGATGCCGGAAACGGCAACCTCTTTGTGGAGGCCGAAAATACTCTGCTTGGCGAAAAGATAAAGGTCGAAGCTGACCTTGTTGTGCTGGCGACCGGCATTGTGCCTGCAACAAGAGCTACCCAGGAATACTATGATGCGCTTACCGCGGTCGGCAAGAAAGGCGACGACGCGAAGAAGGCCTTTCTTGAGGAAACGCCGAAACCCGATTCTATATTGAACCTTACCTATCGCCAGGGGCCAGAGATCCCGACGCTTGAAGGAGCATACGGATTTGCAGATTCCAATTTTATCTGCTTCCAATACGAGACCAGAAGAACTGGTATTTATACTGCGGGATGCGTTAAGCAGCCGATGACCATGTCTGACGCTGCTGATGATGCAGCGGGTGCCGCGCTGAAGGCAATCCAGTGCGTTGAGCATGTGGCAAAAGGCATGGCAGTTCATCCAAGGGCATGGGATACCACATTCCCTGATCCAATGCTGATCAAGTGTACAGCCTGCAAGCGCTGCACTGAAGAGTGTCCTTTCGGCGCTATCGACGAAGACGAGAAGGGTATCCCGAAATACAACCTTAACCGCTGCAGACGCTGCGGCACATGCATGGGTGCATGCCCTGAAAGGATTGTATCGTTCAAGGATTTCAGTGTTGATATCGTTGGATCTATGATAAAGGGTATTGACGTCCCTGATGAAGGGTACCGCGTCATTGTCCTGGCATGCGAAAACGATGCGTACCCCGCACTCGACAGCGCAGCCATAAAGAAGATGAAGCTTCATCCTTCGGTCAGGATCATACCGGTCAGGTGTCTCGGCTCTACCAACCTGGTCTGGGTTACGGACGCCCTGTCAAGAGGTATTGACGGTCTGATCCTGCTTGGCTGCAAATATGGCGAGAATTATCAGTGCCATTTTGTAAAAGGCAGCGAACTCGCAAATTATCGCTTCGAAAAGCTCCAGGAGACGCTCAGCAAACTCCAGCTTGAGGCAGACCGGTGCCAGCTTATGCAGGTGGCCATATCCGAGTATGACAAGCTGCCCGCAATGATCGATGACTTTATGAAGAGAATCGATGAAGTGGGCCCCAATCCGTTCAAGGGTTTCTAA
- a CDS encoding CoB--CoM heterodisulfide reductase iron-sulfur subunit A family protein — protein sequence MTEHKKVLVIGGGFSGLTAAVETAEAGFEVIIVEKTPYFGGRVTQLNKYFPKLCPPNCGLEMNYKRVKNSGDITFYTLAEVEKISGQEGNYDVTIKLSPRFVNDKCVGCNACAEACPVEMSNDFNFGLNKTKAAYITHNQAFPFLYAIDEKNCKGASCGKCAEACKYGAIELDMKPQTLNVNVGSIVMATGWDIYDISKLDNLGGGKLANVISNMQMERLASPNGPTGGKILRPSDNKPAKNIAFVQCAGSRDENHLPYCSYICCMASMKQATYLREQYKDSKARIFYIDLRTPGRYEQFYWKVKEDPNVSFTKGKVAGITEDPETKDLIVEVEDIMAGKKIKVKFDMVVLAAGMVPSTKTAKIPGDISYTPDGFVAAASLKKGMYAVGTLKSPVDVARSVQDATGVAIKSIQSARR from the coding sequence TGAGGCCGGTTTCGAGGTTATCATTGTAGAGAAAACGCCGTACTTTGGCGGAAGAGTTACTCAACTGAACAAGTATTTCCCGAAGCTCTGCCCCCCCAATTGCGGCCTTGAAATGAACTATAAGAGAGTAAAAAACAGTGGCGACATAACATTCTATACACTTGCAGAGGTCGAGAAGATCTCCGGCCAGGAAGGCAACTATGATGTAACGATCAAGTTGAGCCCGCGGTTTGTTAATGACAAGTGCGTCGGATGTAATGCCTGCGCAGAGGCCTGCCCGGTAGAAATGTCCAACGACTTCAACTTTGGCCTGAATAAGACGAAGGCGGCCTACATTACCCATAACCAGGCATTTCCATTTCTCTATGCGATCGATGAAAAGAACTGCAAGGGTGCATCCTGTGGTAAATGTGCTGAGGCATGCAAGTATGGTGCTATAGAGCTTGATATGAAACCTCAGACTCTTAACGTAAATGTGGGATCGATTGTAATGGCAACCGGCTGGGATATCTATGATATTTCAAAGCTCGATAATCTCGGTGGCGGCAAACTTGCCAATGTTATTTCCAATATGCAGATGGAGAGGCTTGCATCGCCCAATGGCCCGACAGGCGGAAAGATCCTCCGGCCTTCAGACAACAAGCCGGCTAAGAACATAGCATTTGTGCAGTGTGCCGGTTCACGCGACGAGAACCACCTGCCGTATTGCTCCTATATCTGCTGTATGGCATCCATGAAGCAGGCAACATACCTCAGGGAGCAGTATAAGGATTCCAAGGCCAGGATCTTCTACATAGACCTGAGAACGCCGGGCCGATACGAGCAGTTTTACTGGAAGGTCAAGGAAGATCCGAATGTCTCCTTCACCAAGGGGAAGGTCGCGGGCATTACGGAAGATCCGGAGACAAAGGATTTGATTGTCGAAGTTGAAGACATCATGGCCGGCAAGAAGATCAAGGTGAAGTTCGATATGGTCGTGCTAGCTGCAGGCATGGTCCCCTCGACCAAGACTGCAAAAATACCGGGAGACATCTCATACACGCCTGATGGTTTTGTTGCTGCAGCTTCCCTGAAAAAGGGTATGTACGCAGTCGGAACGCTCAAGAGTCCTGTTGACGTTGCCCGGTCAGTGCAGGATGCAACAGGAGTCGCAATAAAAAGCATTCAGAGCGCAAGGAGGTAG